Part of the Terriglobales bacterium genome, CGCGGCGCCAAGATCTATGGTGAAGTGGCGGGCTACGGCTCCACCTGCGAAGCCTTCCATCGCGTGCGTTTGCAGGAATGCGGAGAGGAGCCGGCCCGCGCCATCGTGCTGGCCATGGAGGAAGCCGGCGTCAAGACCGTCGACGTGCAGTACGTGAACCTGCACGGCACCTCCACCCAGCTCAACGACCGCATCGAGACCCGCGCCCTGAAGCTGGTGCTGGACGGACGCGCGGCACGCACTCCGATGTCGGCGCTGAAATCGCAGATCGGCCACCCGCAGGGCGCCTGCGGGGCCGCGGGCGTCGCCGCCACTCTGGTGGCCATGCGCCACGAACAGCTCCCGCCCACAATCAATATCGAGGTCCCCGACCCGGACTGCGACCTGGACTACGTGCCCGACCCGGGCCGCAAGGCCCAGGTCGAGCATGCCGTGTGCAACTGCATCGCCTTCGGGTCGAAGAACTCAGCCCTGGTGCTGCGGCGACTGCAGTAGGTACCCGGCTACTGCTTCTTCATCATCTCCACACTCGGATCGAGCTTCCATTCGCAAGGCCAGGTGCAGGGCATCCCAAACGCGATCAACATCGCGTGGACCTTGGCGAACGACAACTCGAGATGATTGGGGGCTTCTCGCTTGGCGGTCAGCACCTCGAACGCCTTCTGTTCATCGCTGGACAACTTCAGGTCGGGGTACAACGTGAAAACGCGCTTGGGATCGTGAAACAGAAGGGTGCGGAACTTCTCGCTTGTGCAGGCGGCGCCGATGATGGTGAGGAGGGCCGTGGGCTTATCTGCCGTTCCGCCTGATGGCGTACTACCGGTACCGTACGGCATACACTTCTCCTTTCGTCATGGATCTCGGTGACCGGAACCTGGATCAGCCTGGAGTCGGGCCTGTGCTCGCTTTACAGCGCGCAAGGATAGGTACACCAGGGGTTCTTCAGGCGAAGGTTCTTGGTGCTTGCTCTGACCACCACCTGGGTCCGTTCGCATGAGGCCATGAGTTTCCTCCTGTAGGCCGGCCGCATCAGGGCGCCGAGAACGGCTGTCTCCAGTTCGGTCAGCTTCCAGTCACGCGCGCTCACCCGCCTTGCGATCCAGGCGACTGGGTCGCGGGCAGTAAACAGCTTCTTCCGGAACACTCGATCGACGCACGCTGAACCTATGACGGCGGCGATCAGCAGTTTCCTGGGGACCGGGGTGCGGCGAGCAGTCGCTCTCCTTGTGGAACTCCTGCGCGCAGATTTCCTGGGGGTCATCGTTTGCCTCCTTCAGTGGTATGGAGTCTCTTGTACGGATGGGCCTGGCCCCGCCGCAGGCAGATCGAGGCCGCTCATTTCCTGCCATTCGCGCCGAGCTTGCCAGCGGACGGGAAGATCGTCGGCGTCACGCCAAATGGCGAAGAACTGCTGGTACTGTTTGCGGGCCGCCTGGTCATTGCCCTGACGGCGTAAGGCGCGCGCCAATTCCAGGTTCCCCAGCACCCAATCGGCGGGAAATCCATCCCGCAGGATCTCGCCCTTGGCGGCCAGAACCTGTTGCCAGGCGGCCGCGGCCTGGCTCCAGTCCTGCTGCGCCTGGTACGCTCGCGCCAGTCCCAGGCGGAACGAATAGTCGGGATAGCGGGCCGGGTCCGAGCGCAACGACTGCACAGCTTCCGCGGGCTTGCCTTGCGCGGTCTGGATCTCGCCTTTCAGATGCGCCAGGCAGCTCTTGTTGAAGTTCGTGGGCGAGTCCGCGGCCAGCCGTTCCAGGTTCTTGAGCACTGCCGAAGCTGCAGCCAGGTCTCCCATCTGCGCGTAAAGTGTTCCCGCCCGCCGCAGGTCTTCCGCTTGAAGGGCGCGCGGCTCACCTGACGCCAGGACCCACTGCAAATGACGCTGCGCCAGCGCCTTCTCTCCCCGCAGTACGTAGATCGAGGCCAGCAGGTACCTGCGCAAGATCTCCGCCGACCGGTTGCCCGAGGCTTCGTCATTCCGCATGCCGGCGGTGAGCCGTTCGGCGCCTGCCGAGAGCCTCCCCTCGTAAACATCGATGCGCGCCTGATAGATCTGCGCGATGGTCTGGTATGGCCCTCCGACCTTCTCGACGCGTTCCAGTTCCTTCCGCGCTCCGGCGGTGTTGCCTTGCCCGAAGAGCGCCAACGCAAAGCCCCACTGCAGGCGAGGACTCTGCAGGCCGCGTTGCTCAGCCTGGCGATAGGCCTCGATTGCCGCCTGATCGTCGTTGACCAGGTCCAGACAAAGCACCAGGTTGGAATACGCATAGGTGGAAAAGGGATTGAGACGCAGCACTTGGCGAAGGTCTTCGATCCCGCCGGCGATGTTGCCCACGTTCAGATGGGCCTTGGAAAGCTCCAGGTGCCCATCCTCGTCGTCGGGATAGAGGTTGACCAGGACCGCCAGCGTGTCCACCGCCTTCTCATTCTCGCCTTGCACGCCGAAATAACCGGCTTCGATCAGGTGACGCTCCCGGTCGGTGACACCATCACGGAGGGCATACGCCCGTTCCAGCTCTTCCTGCTTCCTCCGGCGGTTGCCTGCGATCTCGTACACCTGCGCCAGTAAGGCGTGTGCCATGGCAAAATCCGGGTCCCGCTGCAACGCACTCTGCAGCAGCAGGGACGCGGAATCCACGTTGCTGCGAGCTAGGTCGTCTCCCGCCCGGGAATAGAGCTGCAGGGCTTCGAGTGAACGGGTTGTGACCTTGGCCAGGGGGCGGCTGCTCTTCTCGATCCTGGGCAGCGATTCGCCTAGATCCTGGCGGACGCGGCGAGCCAGCGTATCGACATTCTCGAACAACTCTTCCTTTGCCGCGAAGCGCTGGCTTTCGGCGAATAGCAGCTTCCCGTTCGAGGGCTGCAGCCCACGCACGTTGATCTGGAACGCGTTCCCGCTGCGCTCGATGCTGCCCATGAGGAGCACTTGCAAGTTCTCGCGCTGGCAGATCTCGCGCCCCAGCGCCTCGTCGATCCTGGGCGCACCCTCGCGCTTCATCCTTTGCAAGGCGGCGACCATGCGGTCACGTGGCAAGACGTTCAGATAGCTGGACTGCTGCAAGGAGATGGAAAGCGCTTCTCCCAGGGTACGGTCGAATACGGGATCGCCGGCCGAGTTATCGAAGTCCGAGATCAACACCCAGTCGCGCTCGGCGAAGGCCGGCCTGGGCGCGGTCCCGACCGGCAACAGGAGGATGACGGCGACCACCGCAGCCGCCGCCAGCAAAGCCGTCAGGACCCGCGAGCGCAGGCTCAGGACCGGCGCCACCGCCGCGGTGGCTCTGCGCTGCAAGGCGCGCAGATCCACCGCCAGGTCGGCGGCAGTGGCGTAGCGCGCCGACGGGTCCTTGGCCAGCATCTTGGAGACGATCCGCTGCAGTTCCTTGGACACGCCCGGCGCCGCCTTGCCCAGAGGCAGTGGATCGTGGTGCAACACCCGATCCAGCGTGGCGACCGCCTTCGCCTGACGGAACGGATGCTGTCCGCTCAGCATCTCGTAGAACACCACGCCCAGAGAGAAGATATCGGCGCGCGTGTCGGAGGGCTCCTCGCGC contains:
- a CDS encoding protein kinase; this translates as MATPQREPEASHRADELVGRCVGRFQIKRLVGAGGMGEVYLADDTVLRREVAVKRLSPKLRSDPDARKQVLKEAQRASALSSPNIAGVYDVVEDGDELLLVMEYVEGESLRHRMRATPLMAVESFLPIAIQCADALAAAHARGISHRDIKPENIMLTGAGLVKVLDFGLARRMPVLDESSDTASLESVSSSYAGTPGYMAPEVLREEPSDTRADIFSLGVVFYEMLSGQHPFRQAKAVATLDRVLHHDPLPLGKAAPGVSKELQRIVSKMLAKDPSARYATAADLAVDLRALQRRATAAVAPVLSLRSRVLTALLAAAAVVAVILLLPVGTAPRPAFAERDWVLISDFDNSAGDPVFDRTLGEALSISLQQSSYLNVLPRDRMVAALQRMKREGAPRIDEALGREICQRENLQVLLMGSIERSGNAFQINVRGLQPSNGKLLFAESQRFAAKEELFENVDTLARRVRQDLGESLPRIEKSSRPLAKVTTRSLEALQLYSRAGDDLARSNVDSASLLLQSALQRDPDFAMAHALLAQVYEIAGNRRRKQEELERAYALRDGVTDRERHLIEAGYFGVQGENEKAVDTLAVLVNLYPDDEDGHLELSKAHLNVGNIAGGIEDLRQVLRLNPFSTYAYSNLVLCLDLVNDDQAAIEAYRQAEQRGLQSPRLQWGFALALFGQGNTAGARKELERVEKVGGPYQTIAQIYQARIDVYEGRLSAGAERLTAGMRNDEASGNRSAEILRRYLLASIYVLRGEKALAQRHLQWVLASGEPRALQAEDLRRAGTLYAQMGDLAAASAVLKNLERLAADSPTNFNKSCLAHLKGEIQTAQGKPAEAVQSLRSDPARYPDYSFRLGLARAYQAQQDWSQAAAAWQQVLAAKGEILRDGFPADWVLGNLELARALRRQGNDQAARKQYQQFFAIWRDADDLPVRWQARREWQEMSGLDLPAAGPGPSVQETPYH